The following are encoded together in the Coturnix japonica isolate 7356 chromosome 8, Coturnix japonica 2.1, whole genome shotgun sequence genome:
- the SELE gene encoding E-selectin: MNCLWFLSLLAYGLTILEVVNGWTYHYSDTNMTYKEAELWCKERYTNMVAIQNKDEINHLNAFLPFNPGYYWIGIRKINGTWTWVGTNKVLTDEAENWASGEPNGKGNNEDCVEIYIKRGKDDGKWNDEKCEKKKVALCYTASCNPSLCSGRGECIETINNHTCRCNPGFYGPDCEFVVTCDPLEKPDHGSLECNHPLKDFSYNSSCTVQCEEGYELNGLESVNCMSDGSWSDTLASCKAVTCPALEMPAHGSLNCSHPSGELTWGTTCEFTCEEGFSLTGPSTLQCGSSGAWDKQQPSCAAVRCEAVTWPEEGSVSCASADLAYGSRCDFHCREGYVLGSITLSACTGTVVKSHSQNAKVRFTGCNLARRRFVSCASADFTYGSRCDSIARRLRLEGPSSIKCMAQGQWSEPFPKCKVVQCEPLKSPEKGSMDCIHTAGNFTYNTACHFSCLEGWNLVGSRILDCSHSGNWSASLPTCEASQEVGYVTVGVAATTTSLLATASFLFWLAKRLRRKVRKFTPASSCQHLTTDCQNV, from the exons ATGAATTGCCTGTGGTTCCTATCTCTTCTTGCTTATG GGCTTACAATACTAGAGGTGGTGAATGGTTGGACATACCATTATTCAGACACTAACATGACCTACAAGGAGGCAGAGTTATGGTGCAAAGAGAGGTATACCAACATGGTTGCCATTCAAAATAAGGATGAAATCAACCATCTTAATGCCTTCTTACCCTTTAATCCGGGTTACTACTGGATTGGAATCAGAAAAATTAACGGTACGTGGACCTGGGTTGGAACAAACAAAGTGCTGACAGATGAAGCAGAAAACTGGGCTTCAGGTGAACCAAATGGCAAAGGGAACAATGAGGACTGCGTTGAAATCTACATCAAAAGAGGGAAGGATGACGGCAAATGGAATGATGAGAagtgtgagaaaaaaaaggttgcCTTGTGCTATACAG CTTCTTGCAACCCATCTCTCTGCAGTGGCCGTGGAGAATGCATAGAGACTATTAACAATCACACCTGCCGCTGTAACCCTGGTTTCTATGGGCCTGATTGTGAATTTG TTGTGACTTGTGATCCGCTAGAGAAACCTGATCATGGAAGCCTTGAGTGCAACCATCCATTGAAGGACTTCAGCTACAACTCATCATGCACAGTTCAGTGCGAAGAAGGCTATGAGCTGAATGGACTGGAGTCAGTGAACTGCATGTCTGATGGAAGCTGGTCTGACACACTTGCATCATGCAAAG CTGTGACCTGCCCTGCCTTAGAAATGCCTGCTCATGGCTCTCTGAACTGCTCCCATCCCTCTGGGGAGCTTACCTGGGGTACTACCTGTGAGTTCACCTGTGAGGAAGGATTTTCTCTGACAGGACCATCCACGCTGCAGTGTGGATCTTCTGGGGCTTGGGACAAGCAGCAGCCATCCTGTGCAG CTGTGAGGTGTGAAGCTGTAACCTGGCCAGAAGAAGGTTCTGtgagctgtgcttctgcagatCTCGCCTATGGCTCACGTTGTGATTTCCATTGCCGAGAAGGCTATGTTCTGGGGTCCATCACATTAAGTGCATGCACAGGGACAGTGGTCAAGAGCCATTCCCAAAATGCAAAGGTGAGATTTACTGG CTGTAACCTGGCCAGAAGAAGGTTTGtgagctgtgcttctgcagatTTCACCTATGGCTCACGTTGTGATTCCATTGCGAGAAGGCTACGTCTGGAGGGTCCATCCAGCATTAAGTGCATGGCACAGGGACAGTGGTCAGAGCCATTCCCAAAATGCAAAG TTGTACAGTGTGAACCACTGAAGTCTCCTGAGAAAGGCTCTATGGATTGCATACATACTGCTGGGAACTTCACATATAACACAGCCTGCCACTTCAGCTGCCTAGAAGGATGGAATCTCGTTGGATCTCGTATTCTTGACTGCAGCCATTCAGGAAACTGGAGTGCCAGTCTGCCCACATGTGAAG cttCTCAAGAAGTTGGCTATGTCACTGTGGGTGTAGCAGCCACCACTACCTCTCTGCTTGCTACAGCATCCTTCCTCTTCTGGCTTGCAAAACGGTTACGAAGAAAAG taaGGAAATTCACTCCTGCCAG CAGCTGTCAGCATCTCACTACTGACTGCCAGAATGTCTAA
- the LOC107317233 gene encoding 14 kDa phosphohistidine phosphatase-like: MAAVRDVEIDPDGTFKYILVRLQRPGGGEQRDIVRGTKAAEFHNHIFEKVNPEMEKLGYECKCLGGGKIDHNSKEKKIRVFGMSTGYGKADHSVTVEILKKVYTDYEITWSDDKK, translated from the exons ATGGCCGCGGTGCGGGACGTGGAGATCGACCCTGATGGCACATTTAAGTACATCCTGGTGCGGCTACAGCGGCCTGGCGGTGGGGAACAGCGTGACATCGTGCGGGGCACCAAGGCGGCCGAGTTCCACA ATCACATCTTTGAGAAAGTAAATCCTGAGATGGAGAAGCTGGGATACGAGTGCAAGTGCCTTGGAGGAGGGAAAATTGATCATaatagcaaagagaagaaaattaggGTGTTTGGGATGTCTACA GGCTATGGAAAAGCAGATCATTCGGTGACTGTGGAGATCCTGAAAAAAGTGTACACAGATTATGAAATCACATGGTCAGATGACAAGAAATAA